One window of Alkaliphilus metalliredigens QYMF genomic DNA carries:
- a CDS encoding DUF5673 domain-containing protein, with amino-acid sequence MFNNILFCLRSEVKGFSEIIGVYYELSIYGVFSLFIAFKMIQRQRVLGNVKHKIGSEYQIYGLIFPSFVMVGYSYITYSVIRRRGVPYILELVVWGELFLFLFLYCMYFCIKNGEVRENGISVGPNVLKWKEINCFRIRDENVFIIVLNQKSVFTKKYKEVRWIVHKEKVSELRELLNQHVKEICSDSA; translated from the coding sequence GATTCAGTGAAATAATCGGTGTATACTATGAGCTATCCATATACGGGGTATTTTCGCTATTTATAGCATTTAAGATGATTCAAAGGCAAAGAGTATTAGGCAATGTTAAACATAAGATTGGTTCAGAATATCAAATTTATGGTCTGATATTTCCTTCTTTTGTGATGGTAGGTTATTCATACATTACTTATTCAGTTATTCGTCGTAGAGGAGTGCCATATATATTAGAGTTAGTTGTTTGGGGTGAACTTTTTCTATTTCTCTTTCTTTATTGTATGTATTTTTGTATCAAGAATGGTGAAGTAAGAGAAAATGGAATAAGTGTTGGACCAAATGTCTTAAAGTGGAAAGAAATAAATTGTTTTAGAATAAGAGATGAAAATGTATTTATCATCGTTCTCAATCAAAAGTCTGTTTTCACTAAAAAATATAAAGAAGTCAGATGGATAGTACACAAGGAAAAAGTAAGTGAACTGAGGGAACTCCTAAATCAGCATGTTAAAGAGATTTGTAGTGACTCAGCTTAG
- a CDS encoding DUF6273 domain-containing protein, with protein MLGEDYYIGKPTKEAVFYSPVEHENLSYNNNWFYWLRTPQTSSIPDIIDSSYVRNVSNDGSVFSYFSSFGGYGGIRPALYLQVKGLTFESGNGEEGSPYILSIQKY; from the coding sequence ATATTAGGTGAAGATTATTATATAGGTAAACCAACTAAAGAAGCAGTTTTTTACTCACCAGTTGAACATGAAAATTTGAGCTATAACAACAATTGGTTTTATTGGTTACGCACCCCTCAGACCTCGTCAATTCCTGACATTATAGATTCTAGCTATGTCCGTAATGTTAGTAATGACGGTTCTGTCTTCTCTTACTTTTCTTCCTTTGGTGGATATGGTGGGATACGACCTGCTTTATATCTTCAAGTGAAGGGCTTAACTTTTGAATCTGGAAATGGAGAAGAAGGGAGTCCCTATATTTTATCTATACAAAAATACTGA
- a CDS encoding DUF6273 domain-containing protein produces the protein MKKNFIKGLVIVLFILLSLFLVGCEGTVGEISIEVGDYIQFGSYHDVPIIWRVVNIDKDDNLLLFSDKIISLKAFDAAGDYHRDEDRIKTGSNYWKDSNIRQWLNSDEEVGTISWRQNPPTEENMFMGYAPYESEKGFLADGNFSEAERNLINPVTHKSILHHLEIDKKDGGSENILPNSRIREIVENYDNSYYQVVEDKVFFYQ, from the coding sequence ATGAAGAAAAACTTTATTAAGGGATTAGTAATAGTGTTATTTATACTTCTTTCCCTATTTTTAGTGGGATGTGAAGGTACTGTAGGAGAAATAAGCATTGAAGTTGGTGACTACATTCAATTTGGTTCTTATCATGATGTTCCTATAATTTGGAGAGTAGTAAATATTGATAAAGATGATAACTTATTGCTATTTTCAGATAAAATCATATCCTTAAAAGCATTTGATGCAGCTGGTGATTATCATAGGGACGAAGATAGAATAAAGACAGGAAGCAACTATTGGAAAGACTCTAATATTCGCCAGTGGTTGAATAGTGACGAAGAAGTGGGAACAATAAGTTGGAGACAAAATCCCCCAACAGAGGAAAATATGTTTATGGGTTATGCACCCTATGAAAGCGAAAAGGGATTTTTAGCAGATGGAAACTTTTCAGAGGCAGAAAGGAACTTGATTAATCCTGTAACTCATAAGTCCATATTACATCATCTAGAAATAGATAAAAAGGATGGAGGCTCAGAGAATATCCTTCCAAATTCTCGTATACGAGAAATTGTAGAGAACTACGATAATTCCTACTATCAAGTTGTAGAAGATAAGGTGTTTTTTTATCAATAA
- a CDS encoding DUF4181 domain-containing protein — protein MYISIFISIFIFWIVIEKIVINKLNIKKKKFLFQHVNKIHTWLEALLFILTLSMMFVNEYYFFIGITAIFCFRIVIEWKFEKESKTYILSILNASICLLLLIMFKLFFVEKIILTIVISHYTSSIQNVKQLI, from the coding sequence ATGTATATTTCTATATTTATATCTATATTTATATTTTGGATAGTGATAGAGAAGATTGTTATAAATAAGTTGAATATTAAAAAGAAAAAATTCTTATTTCAACACGTTAACAAAATTCATACATGGTTAGAAGCATTACTTTTTATTCTCACATTATCAATGATGTTTGTTAATGAGTATTATTTTTTCATAGGGATTACTGCGATATTTTGTTTCCGCATTGTGATTGAATGGAAATTTGAAAAAGAGTCAAAGACATACATCCTTAGCATTTTAAATGCAAGTATTTGTTTATTGCTTTTAATAATGTTTAAATTATTTTTTGTAGAAAAAATTATATTAACAATTGTAATTAGTCATTACACATCATCTATTCAAAATGTGAAGCAATTAATCTAA
- a CDS encoding PF20097 family protein, whose translation MNCPYCQKELIEGYIYGDRYSLKWLPADKKLFLGVAIGSEVLPHVDNSLRPKVRAFKCYECQKIIMDLDQ comes from the coding sequence ATCAATTGTCCATATTGTCAAAAGGAACTAATAGAGGGATATATCTATGGTGATAGGTATTCTTTAAAGTGGTTGCCTGCTGATAAAAAGTTGTTTTTAGGAGTGGCAATTGGCTCAGAAGTACTACCTCATGTTGATAATTCTCTGAGACCTAAAGTGAGGGCTTTTAAATGCTATGAATGCCAAAAAATCATCATGGACCTTGACCAATAG